In Brienomyrus brachyistius isolate T26 chromosome 19, BBRACH_0.4, whole genome shotgun sequence, one DNA window encodes the following:
- the pou3f2a gene encoding POU domain, class 3, transcription factor 2a codes for MATTASSHYNILTSSSSIVHSEPGSMQQATAYRDAQSLLQNDYTAHSSSHPLSHAHQWISALSHGDGTPWSSSPLSEQDIKPSVQGGREELHSSSSLQHQPRLSHTVHQPHGNHHDARAWRTSTAAHTPSMATTNAQTLVYSQPGFTVNGLIPSGGQGMHHHALRDAQEDHHSPHLSDPGRQPSQHQSHHDHSDEDTPTSDDLEQFAKQFKQRRIKLGFTQADVGLALGTLYGNVFSQTTICRFEALQLSFKNMCKLKPLLNKWLEEADSTSGSPTSLDKIAAQGRKRKKRTSIEVSVKGALESHFLKCPKPGASEITSLADSLQLEKEVVRVWFCNRRQKEKRMTPPGGPLGASEDVYGDTPPHHGVQTPVQ; via the coding sequence ATGGCGACTACAGCGTCCAGTCATTACAATATTCTCACATCCAGCTCGTCCATCGTGCACTCGGAGCCCGGGAGCATGCAGCAGGCAACCGCGTACAGAGACGCGCAGAGCCTGTTGCAAAATGACTATACAGCGCATAGCAGTAGTCATCCGCTAAGCCACGCACACCAGTGGATAAGTGCGCTCTCACACGGGGACGGGACCCCGTGGTCCTCCAGCCCACTCAGCGAGCAAGACATAAAGCCCTCGGTGCAGGGTGGCAGAGAGGAACTGCACAGTTCAAGCAGTCTGCAGCATCAGCCGCGACTGTCTCACACGGTGCACCAGCCGCATGGGAACCATCATGACGCAAGGGCATGGAGAACAAGCACAGCCGCGCACACACCGAGCATGGCAACGACGAACGCGCAGACCCTTGTCTATTCCCAGCCTGGTTTCACCGTGAACGGTCTTATTCCGAGCGGCGGACAGGGTATGCACCATCACGCACTGAGAGATGCCCAGGAAGACCACCACAGCCCCCACCTCAGCGATCCCGGCCGCCAGCCGTCCCAGCACCAGAGCCATCACGATCACTCAGACGAGGACACACCGACCTCGGATGACTTGGAGCAGTTTGCTAAGCAATTTAAACAACGTCGAATCAAGCTGGGATTCACGCAAGCCGACGTCGGACTGGCCCTGGGAACCCTGTATGGAAATGTCTTTTCTCAGACTAcgatctgcaggttcgaggcTCTGCAGCTTAGCTTTAAAAACATGTGCAAACTCAAACCTTTGTTGAACAAGTGGTTGGAAGAGGCGGATTCCACGTCAGGGAGTCCGACTAGCTTGGACAAGATAGCCGCACAGGGGAGGAAGAGGAAAAAGCGGACCTCTATAGAGGTAAGCGTGAAGGGGGCTCTAGAGAGCCATTTCCTTAAGTGCCCAAAGCCCGGGGCGTCGGAGATTACTTCACTGGCGGACAGCCTACAGCTGGAAAAGGAGGTTGTAAGGGTTTGGTTTTGTAACAGACGCCAGAAAGAAAAACGGATGACGCCTCCCGGAGGACCGCTGGGAGCTAGCGAGGATGTTTATGGGGACACGCCGCCCCACCACGGAGTCCAAACGCCGGTGCAATGA
- the ccnc gene encoding cyclin-C, with the protein MAGNFWQSSHYLQWVLDKQDLMKERQKDLKFLTEEEYWKLQIFFANVIQALGEHLKLRQQVIATATVYFKRFYARYSLKSIDPVLMAPTCVFLASKVEEFGVVSNTRLISAATSVLKTRFSYAFPKEFPYRMNHILECEFYLLELMDCCLIVYHPYRPLLQYVQDMGQEDMLLPLAWRIVNDTYRTDLCLLYPPFMIALACLHVACVVQQKDARQWFAELSVDMEKILEIIRVILKLYDQWKNFDDRKEMAAVLNKMPKPKPPPNSENDQGSNGNQNSSYSQS; encoded by the exons ATGGCGGGGAACTTCTGGCAAAGCTCGCATTA TCTTCAGTGGGTCCTAGACAAGCAAGACCTGATGAAGGAACGACAGAAGGACCTGAAGTTTCTGACAGAGGAAGAGTACTGGAAACTGCAGATTTTCTTCGCTAATG TAATCCAGGCCCTTGGCGAACACCTGAAGCTCAGGCAGCAGGTCATTGCGACAGCGACTGTGTACTTCAAGCGCTTCTACGCCAG GTACTCTCTGAAGAGTATCGATCCTGTTCTCATGGCACCTACCTGTGTGTTCTTGGCCTCTAAAGTGGAG GAATTTGGTGTTGTTTCAAACACCCGGCTGATCTCTGCAGCTACGTCCGTGT TGAAAACTAGGTTTTCCTATGCCTTCCCGAAAGAGTTCCCCTACCGCATGAACCAT ATACTGGAGTGTGAATTCTACCTGCTGGAGCTCATG GACTGCTGTCTGATCGTGTACCACCCCTACAGACCGCTGCTGCAGTATGTCCAAGACATGGGTCAGGAGGACATGCTCTTGCCTCTGGCATG GAGAATCGTGAATGACACCTACAGGACAGATCTCTGCCTGCTATATCCACCCTTTATGATCGCACTAG CTTGCCTCCACGTAGCTTGTGTCGTACAGCAGAAAGACGCAAGGCAGTGGTTCGCAGAGCTCTCTGTGGACATGGAAAAG ATCCTGGAAATTATCAGAGTCATCCTGAAGCTCTACGACCAGTGGAAGAACTTCGATGACAGGAAGGAGATGGCCGCCGTCCTCAACAAGATGCCAAAACCGAAACCCCCGCCCAACAG TGAGAACGACCAGGGATCCAATGGCAACCAGAACTCCTCGTACAGCCAATCATAA
- the faxca gene encoding failed axon connections homolog produces MHWGVGLAASRSCVVDLGRNQSFSLGFGGADEQYTFYGCIIAFPLQEHGGMMAGLGSDSWWRKTLYVTGGALLAAAAYLLHELLAIRKEQELDSKDAIILHQFSRPKSGAPSLSPFCLKMETYLRMVDLPYQNYFDGKLSPQGQMPWIEYNHEQVSGTEFIIDFLEEKLGVDLNKSLNPQERAVSRAISKMVEEHFYWTIAYCQWVDNLEETQKMLAVTGPLSDLLKWILSHLTGGIVRREMYGHGIGRFSKEEVYTLMEKDMRTLATLLGDKKYIMGPKLSTLDATVFGHLAQAMWTLPGTRPEQLIKGELINLAMYCERIRRKFWPEWYVDIDDFYYDGSSESSPSPSRLLDFSLYSRTETFGEEVSGNSLLDSHSPDTDGTGHSLFDSELDSEVSDHEALKC; encoded by the exons ATGCACTGGGGTGTTGGTCTCGCCGCCTCCAGGTCGTGTGTAGTTGATCTGGGCCGGAATCAGAGCTTCTCCTTGGGATTCGGTGGAGCCGATGAGCAGTACACGTTTTATGGGTGCATCATCGccttccctctgcaggaacacggcGGGATGATGGCGGGGCTGGGCTCCGACTCCTGGTGGAGGAAGACGCTGTATGTGACCGGCGGCGCCTTGCTCGCCGCGGCCGCGTACCTGCTGCATGAGTTACTGGCGATCCG GAAGGAGCAGGAGTTGGATTCCAAAGATGCCATCATCTTGCACCAATTCTCCAGGCCAAAAAGTGGAGCCCCTAGTCTTTCACCTTTCTGTCTGAAGATGGAAACCTACCTGCGTATGGTGGACCTGCCTTATCAG AATTACTTTGATGGGAAGCTGTCCCCTCAAGGCCAGATGCCTTGGATTGAGTACAACCATGAACAGGTGTCAGGAACGGAGTTCATCATCGACTTCCTGGAGGAGAAGCTGGGCGTGGACCTTAACAAGAGCTTGAACCCCCAGGAGAGGGCCGTGTCCCGTGCCATCTCCAAGATGGTGGAGGAGCACTTCTACTG GACCATCGCATACTGCCAGTGGGTGGACAACCTGGAAGAGACTCAGAAAATGCTGGCAGTTACTGGGCCGCTAAGTGACCTCCTGAAGTGGATCTTGAGTCACCTGACTGGTGGCATCGTGAGGCGGGAGATGTATGGCCATGGTATTGGACGCTTCTCTAAGGAGGAGGTCTACACCCTGATGGAGAAGGACATGCGGACGCTGGCCACACTTCTGG GAGATAAAAAGTACATCATGGGACCAAAACTGTCAACGCTAGACGCCACTGTGTTCGGCCACCTCGCTCAGGCCATGTGGACACTTCCCGGCACACGGCCAGAACAGCTCATTAAAG GCGAGCTTATTAACCTGGCCATGTACTGCGAGCGGATCCGTCGGAAGTTCTGGCCCGAGTGGTACGTGGACATTGACGACTTCTATTACGACGGCTCGAGCGAATCCAGCCCCTCACCGTCCAGACTGCTGGATTTTAGCCTGTACTCCCGGACCGAGACCTTCGGGGAGGAAGTGTCCGGGAACAGCTTACTCGACTCGCACTCACCCGACACGGACGGCACCGGCCACTCGCTCTTCGACTCTGAGCTGGACTCAGAGGTTTCTGACCACGAGGCGCTGAAATGTTAA